A stretch of the Danio rerio strain Tuebingen ecotype United States chromosome 18, GRCz12tu, whole genome shotgun sequence genome encodes the following:
- the irf8 gene encoding interferon regulatory factor 8 yields the protein MNSGGRRLKQWLIEQINSNIYNGLQWEDEDRTMFRIPWKHAGKQDYNQEVDASIFKAWAIFKGKFKEGDKAEPATWKTRLRCALNKSPDFEEVTDRSQLDISEPYKVYRIVPEEEQKLGKGTVTTVKDTTDMDCSPDLDEIIKESSNDEYMGILRSSHSPLDERSSMPSVQEWWQQGPLNAAVVHQDPAGSLNSAFSQMLISFYYGGQMVDNMVTTHPEGCRISPCLPSTANGFLYGSDSLQNIYFPSIDGIKNERQRHVTRKLFSHLERGVLLRANREGIFIKRLCQSRVFWIGQDARYNPCKLERDAVVKIFDTARFLQALQLYQDGHYQAPEPTVTLCFGEEFNDFSTVKSKLIIVEITAWNCQQLLNAVTARRTQCSSGNMEISDNLVSDQMACIYQDLCSYPVPPRASCFRDNLQIPV from the exons ATGAACTCGGGCGGTCGCAGACTGAAACAGTGGCTTATAGAACAGATAAACAGTAACATCTATAATGGACTGCAGTGGGAGGATGAGGACCGCACTATGTTTCGAATCCCCTGGAAACATGCGGGAAAACAAGATTACAATCAAGAGGTGGATGCGTCCATTTTCAAA GCGTGGGCAATATTTAAAGGGAAGTTTAAGGAGGGGGATAAAGCTGAACCAGCGACATGGAAGACCAGATTGCGCTGTGCACTCAACAAAAGCCCAGATTTTGAGGAAGTTACTGACCGATCCCAGCTTGACATTTCTGAGCCCTACAAAGTGTACCGGATTGTGCCAGAGGAGGAACAAAAGt TAGGTAAAGGCACAGTCACCACCGTAAAAGACACCactgacatggactgctcaccaGACTTGGATGAAATTATTAAAGAG tcttcAAATGATGAATACATGGGCATCTTGAGAAGTAGTCATTCTCCCCTGGATGAACGCAGTAGCATGCCTTCAGTGCAAGAATGGTGGCAGCAAGGACCTCTCAATG CTGCTGTTGTTCATCAGGATCCTGCAGGCTCATTAAATTCTG CATTCTCTCAGATGTTGATTTCTTTCTACTACGGAGGTCAGATGGTGGACAACATGGTGACCACTCATCCAGAGGGCTGCCGTATCTCCCCCTGCCTGCCCTCTACGGCTAATGGCTTCTTGTACGGGTCAGACAGCCTCCAGAACATTTACTTCCCATCCATTGACGGCATTAAGAATGAGCGCCAGCGTCACGTCACCCGCAAACTTTTCAGTCACTTGGAGCGCGGCGTACTGCTGCGTGCCAACAGAGAGGGCATTTTTATCAAGCGTCTGTGCCAGAGCAGAGTGTTCTGGATTGGCCAGGATGCTCGGTACAACCCCTGCAAACTAGAGCGAGATGCTGTGGTGAAGATCTTCGATACAGCCAGATTCCTACAAG CACTGCAGTTGTATCAGGATGGTCATTATCAGGCTCCAGAGCCCACTGTCACACTCTGCTTCGGGGAAGAGTTTAACGATTTCAGCACTGTCAAGAGCAAATTAATCATTGTGGAG ATCACAGCATGGAACTGTCAGCAGCTTTTGAATGCAGTGACTGCACGGCGAACCCAGTGCAGTAGTGGGAATATGGAAATCTCAGACAACTTAGTCAGTGATCAGATGGCTTGTATATATCAGGACCTGTGCAGCTACCCAGTTCCTCCACGAGCTTCCTGTTTCAGGGACAACTTACAGATACCAGTCTGA